DNA sequence from the Rhodanobacter soli genome:
AGCATGGGTGGCCAGAGCGTCCTCATGGACATGACCTATGCGGGCGAGCGCACGGGCAGCTGCGACTACACCGCGAGCCGGCAGAAGCACTGAGCGGGAACCGCTGGCGCCGATCTTCGATGATCGGCGTTTGCCGAAGCTGCCGGCCGCGGTTCCGGCGTCGGCTGGACCGTTGCGGTAAACTTCAGGCCATTCGCGACGCACTCGGGAGGGTGGCAAGGCGCCACCCTCCACCAGTCGCCGTACCGACATCGACGGTGAGCGATGGCCCAGGCCTGGCGCCGCCGCGACGCATGGCAGGTAAACACGGATCATGGGCAAACAGACCATTTCATTGATCGGCGTGCCGACCGACATCGGTGCGGGCCACCGCGGTGCCGCGATGGGACCGGAGGCGCTGCGGGTGGCCAACCTGGCGGAAAAGCTGCAGCGCCGCGGGCTGAAAGTGATCGATCGCGGCAATCTGCAGGGCCCCCTCAATCCGTGGCTGCCGCCCGAGCATGGCTATCGCCATCTGGATGAGGTGGTGGCGTGGAATACGGCCGTCTATACGGCCGTTCACCAGGAACTTCAGGCCGGGCGCCTGCCGATCATGCTCGGCGGCGACCACTGCCTGGCGATCGGCTCGATTTCGGCGGTGGCCCGCCATTGCCACGATGAAGGCAAGCAGCTGCGCGTGCTGTGGCTGGATGCGCATACCGATTTCAACACGGCGCAGGCCACGCCCACCGGGAACATCCACGGCATGCCGGTGGCCTGCCTGTGCGGCGTCGGCCCGGCCGGGCTCACCGATCTGAGTGGCAGCACGCCGGCGACCACGCCGGACGTGTTCCGTTACATCGGCATCCGCTC
Encoded proteins:
- the rocF gene encoding arginase, with translation MGKQTISLIGVPTDIGAGHRGAAMGPEALRVANLAEKLQRRGLKVIDRGNLQGPLNPWLPPEHGYRHLDEVVAWNTAVYTAVHQELQAGRLPIMLGGDHCLAIGSISAVARHCHDEGKQLRVLWLDAHTDFNTAQATPTGNIHGMPVACLCGVGPAGLTDLSGSTPATTPDVFRYIGIRSVDEDEKRLVRGANMQVHDMRHIDEVGMKRVMEEALAGIDENTHLHVSFDVDFLDPSIAPGVGTTVRGGPNYREAQLCMEMLADTGRVASLDIVELNPAFDKRNQTARLAVDLVESLFGKSTLIR